GCTTCTAATCTAACTGCTACTGATATTTCTGCTTGGAGAACTAAACTTGGTGTTGGTGCTGGTGGAGGTGGTGGAGTAGTTAATACTGCAACTGGTATTGGAAGTACAGGACTTGGTATTGATAATACTGTTACTGGTGAATATTCTACTGCTGTTGGTTATAAAAATAAAGTTAGTGGCAATCACTCTGGTGCTTTTGGAGACCCTAATGTCGTTACTGGTGATGGTTCTTATGCCTTTGGTAATGATAACACTATAAAAGGGGATAATAACTTTGTTCTTGGTAATAATGTTACTATTGATGCTGGTATTCAAAATTCTGTTGCATTAGGAAACGGCTCTACTGTTTCATCTTCTAATGAAGTTTCTGTTGGTTCTGCTACTCAAAAAAGAAAAATTACTAATATAGCTGATGGGGAAGTTTCTGCTACTTCTACTGATGCTGTTAATGGTAGACAACTATATAATGCTATGCAAAATTCAAACAATACTTTCAAAAACGAAGTCAACGAAAAAATAGATAATGTTAAAAATGAAGTAAGAAATGTAGGTTCTTTGAGTGCTGCTCTTGCTGGATTACACCCTATGCAATATGACCCTAAAGCTCCTACACAAGTTATGGCTGCATTGGGACATTATAAAAATAAACAAGCTGTTGCGATTGGTGCAAGTTATTACTTCAATGATAGATTTATGATGAGTACTGGTATTGCTCTTTCAGGAGAAAAAAGAACTGAAACTATGGCTAATGTAGGATTTACTGTTAAACTTGGTAAAGGTAGTGGAGTTGCTTATAATGAAACACCTCAATATGTTGTTCAAAATGAAGTTAAGAGATTGACTGTTGAAAACCAAGAACTAAAAGAAAAAGTTAATGCACAAGGTGCTGAAAATAAAGATTTAAAAGAAAGAGTACAAAAACTTGAAGAAAAATTGAATAAGCTATTAACAACTAAATAAGTAGGTTAAAAGGGGCTGTTGCAAACTTATAAATGAAGTAAAAAATAGTTCATTACTAGCCAAATTTCTTAACGATAAAAAATCAAGAATTCGTTGCAAATTCAACCAACTCGCTAACAAGTTAGCTCAAACATGTTGAGATTTGCTCGGCTCATTCAATTTGATTTTTTATCTAAAATTTAGAATGTAATTTCACTTATTTTTTACCTTCAATTTAATAATTTAATTTGCAACAGCTCCTTTATTTTTAAAAGAAGTCTTCACAACTTTCAGCTAAATTAGTACAAGCATTAGGATCATACTTTTCAACAGCAATAACTTTTATTTCTTCATCTATTGTTTTCTTTGCAAAAAATCTGTCATAGATGGCAAGAAAAATAAATCCAATTATTAATCCTATAAAACTTCCAAATATAGATTTCATTTCAGAAAATCCTAAATGATTTGCCACTATATAACCTAAAATCATAAGTATTGGTGGGAAAATATATGCTATAAAAGCTGCTTTTACAACATCTTTTTCAGAAATTTCCAAAGTAACTAAATCTCCCAATTCAACCTTTTGATTTATTTTAAATTCAAAGTTACTTCCCATTTTATTAGTTTCACTGCAACAACTACAATGTGAACAAGAAGAACTTTTATATAATTTTACAGCGACTGTATCACCATTAATTTTAGTAACAATACCTTTATTCACCATAATTTAAACACCTCTCTTACTCTTAAATACACTCCAATTATATCACAAATTTTTAAAAAGTATACCTGATAAAATTTGTAAAAAATAAAAAAATATTATATAATAAACAATCATTAAAAAGAAATTTTGATTACATATTAATTGAAAGAAGGAAATGATATGAAAAGATTTCAAAATGCTACTATGGAATACAATGTAAATAAAAATGATTTAGTGATTAGAGATGTAAATACCAATGGAATATTTTTTGCCATTGAGTTTTTTGAAAATACAAAACAGATTAAAAGAGTTTTTACTTTATATCCTGTTAGCATTGAAATAAAAGAGAATAATATATTGGAATTAAAATTTTCAGTACAAAATGAAAGTAATAATCAAAGTTTATTAACTCTTATTCTTGAACTTAATCAACTTGTTGCTGATAAAAGAAGTGTTATAAATATTTCTGATGAAGATTTAAACAATATAACATTAAATTAAGAAAAATGTTTTATTATTAAAAATATAGTTTATAAATCTTATAAAGAATATATTAAAAAAGTCTAAAAAATATCAAATTGAAAATATTTTTTATAATTGAACGATTTTAATAACTGTGTTAAAATATATAAATAACAAATAATTTAAACTATAAATCTGGAGGAGAAATGAATAAAAAGAAAATTTTATTATTTATGTTAATGATGACTATGTCTTTTAATATAAATGCAGCACCAAGTGCTTCATTTGCTGAAACAATAAACAATGAAAATATAGAAGTTATTGCTACTTATGACAATGAAATGCCACAAGAGATAAGAAAAATCTATAAACCTAAACATACTGGAGAAGGAGTATCATATTTTGATTATATATTTATTAAAGCAAGAGTATCAAATTTAAGAGAAAAACCTGATCCTAATTCTCAAATTGTAGGAAAATATACTTATGATAGTAAATTAAAAGTTTTGGAAAAAGTAAGATATCAAGGGAATATTTGGTATCTAGCAGAAGATACTAATGGAACAAAAGGATACATTGCAGCTAGTCAAACAGAAAAAAGAGATTTTAGATTTCAAATGGCACTTGATAAGATACATGATTTAGAAAATTTTATAAATAAGTCTCTTGATGAAGGTGCAACATTAATGAGTGTAAATACTTATGCACCAAATCCAAGTAATGTAAATCCTAAAAGACAAAAAGATAAATATGGAACAAGTCTAGATCAAAATTTATTAGGTATAAGTAAAAAAGGTGAACAAATAATAATACCTGACAGATCTGTGGTTAGAATAATTGAAAATAGAGGAGATAAAGCTATAGTAAAAGCGTTGTCAATTCCAGAAGAACTTGAAGTTTCTAAGGCAAAACTTTCAACTTATCCTTCTATAAAAAAAGGGTTTAGAAAAGTTGTAGCAATAGATGTAGAAAATCAAAACTTTATGGTTTTTGAAAAGTCAAAACAAACTAATGAATGGGACTTAATCAGTTACGTATATACAAAAACTGGTATAGACAGTGAGTTAGGTTATGAAACTCCAAAAGGTTTCTTCACTGTACCAGTAGTAAAATATGTTATGCCTTATACAGATGAAACAGGTCAAAAAGCAGGAACTGCTAAATTTGCCATAAGATTCTGTGGTGGTGGATATTTACATGGAACTCCAATCAATGTACAAGAAGAAGTTAATAAAGAATTTTTCCTAAGACAAAAAGAATTCACTTTGGGAACATATACTGGAACTAGAAAATGTGTTAGAACAAGTGAAGGACACGCAAAATTCTTATTTGATTGGTTAGTAGGTAGTCCTAATAAAGATTCCAATGATCAAAGATTATCAGAAAATGCTTATTTTATTGTATTTTAATAATATTAAAATAAATAAATTTAGTAAAGAAATGGAGGAAATATGAAGAAAAAATTATACGCAGTACTTTTATTAGCTCTTTTAGTAACAGCTTGTAGCAGTACAAAAACAAACAGAAAAACAAATGTAGGAGTTGATTCAACTAATAAATATGCTGTTGAAGATACAGAAGCAAATAAAAAACCATTAGAAGATATTATAGTTTTCAATGAAGAAGGAGTCACAATAAGAAGAGAAGGTAATAATCTAATATTATCAATGCCTGAATTAATATTATTTGACTTTGATAAGTACATAGTTAAAGATAAAATAAAACCTTCACTTTCAACCTTAGCAAAAGCTTTGGGAGAAAATAAAGATATTCATATAAAAATAGATGGATATACAGATTTTATAGGAACCGAAGCATATAACTTAGAATTATCTGTAAAAAGAGCAAATGCAATAAAAGACTTTTTAATTTCAAGAGGAGCTATTGGGTCTAATATTTCAATAGAAGGTTATGGTGAACAAAATCCAGCTGATACAAACCAAACTGCTGCTGGTAGATCAAGAAATAGAAGAGTTGAGTTCATTATATCAAGAGGATAAGATAAATAGTTAAATTTTTAGACTAAGGAAAAGTGTTAATTTTACTTATAGCTTTTTCTTAGTCTTTATTAAAATGAAGGGGAGTTATATTATGTTAGCGAAGAGATATATAGGAAAAAAATTAGTTGATAATATATTTGCAACAAGTAAAAAAGCTAAACAAGCTATTGTAAAATTTGGTAAAGAAAATGTAATTAATGCAACTATTGGTTCACTTTATAATGAAGATGAAAAATTAGCTGTTTATGATGTAGTTGAAAGTGTATATAGAAATCTTCCACCAGAAGACTTATATGCTTATTCTACAAATGTAATAGGAGAAGACGAATATCTTGAAGAGGTAATAAAGGCAGTTTTTTTTGACGACTACAAAGAAGCATTAAAAGAATTACATATTGCTTCTATTGCAACAACAGGTGGAACAGGGGCTATATCTAACACTGTTAAAAACTATATGGATACAGGAGATAAAGTTCTACTACCAAATTGGATGTGGGGAACATATAAAAATATAGTTATTGAAAATGGTGGAAAAATTGAGACTTACCAATTATTTGATAAAGACGGAAATTTTAACTTTGAAGATTTCAAAAATAAAGTTTTAGAATTAGCAAAAATCCAAAAAAATGTTGTTATTATACTAAATGAACCTAGCCATAATCCAACAGGATTCAGAATGACCTATGAAGAATGGGTAAATCTAATGAATTTCTTTAAAAGTATAAAAGATACTAATATAATTGTTATAAGAGATGTGGCATATTTTGAATACGATGACAGAGGTGAAGAAGAAACAAAAAAATTAAGAAAATTATTAGTTGGTTTGCCTAAAAATGTGTTATTTATGTATGCATTTAGTCTATCAAAATCTTTATCTATATATGGAATGAGAATAGGAGCACAAATTGCTGTTTCAACCGATGAAGAAGTTATACAAGAGTTTAAAGATGCTATTCCATTTTCTTGTAGAACAACTTGGTCTAATATTCCAAAAGGTGGAATGAAGTTATTTGCTACTATTATGAAAAATCCTAAATTAAAAGCTAATTTCTTAAAAGAAAAACAAGGATATATGGATTTATTAAATGAAAGGGCTAATATATTTTTAACAGAAGCTAAGAAAGAAAATTTAGAAGTTTTACCATATAAAAGTGGTTTTTTTGTAACTGTTCCAGTCGGAGAAATAGTAGATAAAGTTATAGAAGATTTAGAAAGTAAGAATATATTTGTTATAAAATTTGATACAGGTATAAGAATAGGATTATGTAGTGTTCCAAAAAGAAAAATAAAAGGACTTGCAAAAAAAATAAAAGATTCTATTAATAAATTTAAAAATTAATAAGGAAGAAAATGGGAATAAAAAACATTTTAGAAAGAAATCCTATTATACCTGCAATAAAAGATAATATAACTCTTGAAAAGGCTTTAAATTCAAATAATGAATTAGTTTTTATTATTTTATCTAATATAATAAATATAAAAGATTATACAGATAAATTAAAAAAAGCAAATAAAAAAATATATATTCATGTTGATATGATAGACGGTTTAAATAGCACAAATAATGGTATAGACTATATAGTGAATACTGTAAAACCTGATGGGATATTGACAACAAAATCAAATGTTGTAGCACATGCTTATAAAAATAATATAAATGTAATTCAAAGATTTTTTGTACTTGATAGTTTATCTTATGAAAAAACACTTTTAAATATCAAGGAAAATAAAATTATAGCAGCTGAGATAATGCCTGGGCTTATGCCTAAAATTATAAAAAAACTTTCTCAGGAAACACACATACCAATAATTACTGGTGGTCTGATAAAGGAAAAAGAAGATGTAATAAACGCCATAAATGCAGGAGCTTTATCGGTTTCAACAACAGAAATGAAACTATGGGAAGATTAATTGGAGGTAGTTTAAATTGCCAAATTCAAATAGAAAATTAGGTCTACTCCCTGGAAGTGTAGTCTATACAGGAGAAAATCCTAATTACAATATAACAGTTACAGTAATTTACTATTCAAAAAATTCTCATAAAAGAGACATATTTTTATCCGATGATAAAATAGATATAGACTTTAACTTTGATGGGAATATTTGGATAAATATAGATGGTATAAATGATGTACATCTCATAAAAGAGATAGGAAAAATATTTGATATAGATTCTCTATCCTTAGAAGATATTGCTAACCCAGAACAAAGAGTAAAAATAGATGATAGAGATTCATATATCCATATAATATTAAAAATGTTACAAATGGAGTTACTTACAAAAGAAGTTCAATATGAGCAGTTATCTTTAATAATAAAAGATAATATTTTAATTACCTTTCAAGAAACTCCCTATGACATGTTTGAATCAATAAGAACTAGATTAGAAAATCCAAATACAAAACTAGCTTCAAAAGATATTAG
This Fusobacterium animalis 7_1 DNA region includes the following protein-coding sequences:
- a CDS encoding OmpA family protein — its product is MKKKLYAVLLLALLVTACSSTKTNRKTNVGVDSTNKYAVEDTEANKKPLEDIIVFNEEGVTIRREGNNLILSMPELILFDFDKYIVKDKIKPSLSTLAKALGENKDIHIKIDGYTDFIGTEAYNLELSVKRANAIKDFLISRGAIGSNISIEGYGEQNPADTNQTAAGRSRNRRVEFIISRG
- a CDS encoding pyridoxal phosphate-dependent aminotransferase translates to MLAKRYIGKKLVDNIFATSKKAKQAIVKFGKENVINATIGSLYNEDEKLAVYDVVESVYRNLPPEDLYAYSTNVIGEDEYLEEVIKAVFFDDYKEALKELHIASIATTGGTGAISNTVKNYMDTGDKVLLPNWMWGTYKNIVIENGGKIETYQLFDKDGNFNFEDFKNKVLELAKIQKNVVIILNEPSHNPTGFRMTYEEWVNLMNFFKSIKDTNIIVIRDVAYFEYDDRGEEETKKLRKLLVGLPKNVLFMYAFSLSKSLSIYGMRIGAQIAVSTDEEVIQEFKDAIPFSCRTTWSNIPKGGMKLFATIMKNPKLKANFLKEKQGYMDLLNERANIFLTEAKKENLEVLPYKSGFFVTVPVGEIVDKVIEDLESKNIFVIKFDTGIRIGLCSVPKRKIKGLAKKIKDSINKFKN
- a CDS encoding SoxR reducing system RseC family protein, with product MVNKGIVTKINGDTVAVKLYKSSSCSHCSCCSETNKMGSNFEFKINQKVELGDLVTLEISEKDVVKAAFIAYIFPPILMILGYIVANHLGFSEMKSIFGSFIGLIIGFIFLAIYDRFFAKKTIDEEIKVIAVEKYDPNACTNLAESCEDFF
- a CDS encoding L,D-transpeptidase family protein, which encodes MNKKKILLFMLMMTMSFNINAAPSASFAETINNENIEVIATYDNEMPQEIRKIYKPKHTGEGVSYFDYIFIKARVSNLREKPDPNSQIVGKYTYDSKLKVLEKVRYQGNIWYLAEDTNGTKGYIAASQTEKRDFRFQMALDKIHDLENFINKSLDEGATLMSVNTYAPNPSNVNPKRQKDKYGTSLDQNLLGISKKGEQIIIPDRSVVRIIENRGDKAIVKALSIPEELEVSKAKLSTYPSIKKGFRKVVAIDVENQNFMVFEKSKQTNEWDLISYVYTKTGIDSELGYETPKGFFTVPVVKYVMPYTDETGQKAGTAKFAIRFCGGGYLHGTPINVQEEVNKEFFLRQKEFTLGTYTGTRKCVRTSEGHAKFLFDWLVGSPNKDSNDQRLSENAYFIVF
- a CDS encoding glycerol-3-phosphate responsive antiterminator; protein product: MGIKNILERNPIIPAIKDNITLEKALNSNNELVFIILSNIINIKDYTDKLKKANKKIYIHVDMIDGLNSTNNGIDYIVNTVKPDGILTTKSNVVAHAYKNNINVIQRFFVLDSLSYEKTLLNIKENKIIAAEIMPGLMPKIIKKLSQETHIPIITGGLIKEKEDVINAINAGALSVSTTEMKLWED